AAGGTCTACGGCGAGAGCTTCTTCAGCGATCTCGAGGCCATCATCCCGAACCTGCAGGAGGTGTCGTTCACGGGGGGTGAGCCGTTCCTGGTGCCGGAGTACTACCGGATCTGGGACATGATCGCCGAGCTCAACCCCGACCTGCCGTGTCGGATCACCACGAACGGGACGCAGTGGAGCGCCCGGGTGGAGCGGGTGCTGTCGACGCTGCGGTGCGAGATCAACGTGTCGATCGACGGCTACACGAAGGAGACCTACGAGTCGGTGCGGGTCGGGGCGGACCACGCCACCGTCTTCGCCAACCTCGAGCGCTTCGTGGCGAGCTGCCGTACGAGGGGCACGCCGCTGTCGATCTACCACTGCCTGATGCCGCAGAACTACCACGAGCTCGGGGACCTGCTCCTGCTCGGCGACCGCCTCGACGTCGACGTACAGGTCTGCGTCGTCCAGGTGCCCCTGGAGTGCAGCCTCGAGGCCATGGACGACTGGACCGACCTGCGGGCGACGTTCGATCGCTTCGCCGAGACGGTGCGCCCGCAGCTCGGTCGCAACGGCTGGGTCTTCGACGACCAGTACAAGCGGGTCGTCGAGGGTGGGCTGCTGAACCCCGTGCTGGGCTTCCCCCGGATCAGCTCGCAGGTGCTCGACGACGCGCAGCTCGCCGCCGCCGCCGGTTGGGGCCCAGGTGACCTGCCCGAGAGCACCATCGCGCTGGGGAGCGACGAGCGCATCGCCGCCGTGTCGCCGGCGATGGCGGCCCTGGCCCAGGTGCCCGTCGATGCCCTGGTGGGCCGGTCGCTCGAAGCGCTCGACGAGGCGATGACGGCCGCCTACGGCGAGCGGTCCGAGATGCACGCGGGCGCCGGGTCGGACGACATGGCGAGGACCGAGACCACCTACGGCTCGTCCCGGTTCCGCAGCACGCTCGTCGCCCGCCGGAAGCCCGACGGCTGGCTGACCCACGTCGAGCTCGTGGTCGAGCGCCTCGACTGAGCGCGCCGCCACGCCGGTCCACCCCGCCGCTGCGCCCACCCGCCTCGCCCCGCCTCGCCCCGCCCCGTGAGCCGCGGCTACAACGAGGGGACCACGCGGACTGCGAGAAAGGCCCCCTGTGACCACGTACGAGCGCCCCTTCGGCCGGTACCTCGAGGACTTCGAGGTCGGTGACATCTACAAGCACTGGCCCGGCAAGACCATCACCGAGTACGACGACCACCTGTTCTGCATGATCACCATGAACCACCACCCGGTGCACACCAACGCCTGGTTCGCCGAGCACGAGAGCGTCCACGGCAAGAACCTCGTCGTGGGCAACCTCGTGTACTCGCTGGTGCTCGGCATGAGCGTGCCCGACGTCAGCGGATCGGCCATCGCCAACCTCGAGGTCGAGTCCCTGACCCACAAGCGACCGACGTACCACGGCGACACCATCTACGCCGAGACCAAGGTGCTCGACGTCCGGGAGTCGAGCTCGAAGAACGACCGCGGCGTGGTCACGGTCGAGACCAAGGGCATCAACCAGCGCGGCGAGGAGGTCTGCTACTTCCGCCGCAAGGTGATGGTGTGGAAGCGCGACGCGGCGACGCCGCGGCAGCGCCCGTACGACGAGAGCATCTGGTCCGAGGGCTGAGCCCCGACGCCGAACCGGCCGCGCCGGCGGGAGCGGAGAGGGCGAGCTCCGATCGGTCCACGCGCGCGGGTTCCCCCCGGCGGGTGGGCCGGATCGCGGCGCGGGTGGCCGTCGGGGTCGGTGTCCTCGTC
This Acidimicrobiales bacterium DNA region includes the following protein-coding sequences:
- a CDS encoding radical SAM protein yields the protein KVYGESFFSDLEAIIPNLQEVSFTGGEPFLVPEYYRIWDMIAELNPDLPCRITTNGTQWSARVERVLSTLRCEINVSIDGYTKETYESVRVGADHATVFANLERFVASCRTRGTPLSIYHCLMPQNYHELGDLLLLGDRLDVDVQVCVVQVPLECSLEAMDDWTDLRATFDRFAETVRPQLGRNGWVFDDQYKRVVEGGLLNPVLGFPRISSQVLDDAQLAAAAGWGPGDLPESTIALGSDERIAAVSPAMAALAQVPVDALVGRSLEALDEAMTAAYGERSEMHAGAGSDDMARTETTYGSSRFRSTLVARRKPDGWLTHVELVVERLD
- a CDS encoding MaoC family dehydratase; protein product: MTTYERPFGRYLEDFEVGDIYKHWPGKTITEYDDHLFCMITMNHHPVHTNAWFAEHESVHGKNLVVGNLVYSLVLGMSVPDVSGSAIANLEVESLTHKRPTYHGDTIYAETKVLDVRESSSKNDRGVVTVETKGINQRGEEVCYFRRKVMVWKRDAATPRQRPYDESIWSEG